In Spirochaetales bacterium, the following are encoded in one genomic region:
- the tsaE gene encoding tRNA (adenosine(37)-N6)-threonylcarbamoyltransferase complex ATPase subunit type 1 TsaE, translated as MNVERYRCRKPDDTIHIGKEIGTRLKAGDIVLLKGSLGAGKTTFVKGIAASIGIEDEVTSPTFTIISVYSGNVDLYHIDLYRIEGDDDLEELGLYDYLYGEGISVIEWGERIEDRIQGLPLSIVIDIKENGEREITVTGFDD; from the coding sequence ATGAACGTCGAACGTTATCGATGCCGGAAGCCGGATGATACTATCCACATCGGAAAAGAGATCGGAACACGCCTCAAGGCAGGCGATATCGTCCTGCTCAAGGGCTCACTCGGTGCCGGGAAGACAACCTTCGTCAAAGGGATAGCCGCATCGATCGGTATCGAAGATGAAGTAACCAGCCCCACCTTTACCATTATTTCCGTCTACAGCGGCAACGTGGATCTCTATCATATCGATCTGTATCGCATCGAAGGCGACGACGATCTCGAGGAACTCGGCCTGTATGACTATCTGTACGGAGAGGGTATTTCGGTTATCGAATGGGGGGAACGTATCGAAGACCGGATTCAGGGTCTTCCGCTGAGTATCGTTATCGATATCAAGGAAAACGGCGAACGCGAAATAACGGTTACGGGGTTTGACGATTAA
- a CDS encoding PilZ domain-containing protein, whose protein sequence is MANLLTHSNILLQSGYLEVPDTSSIIIFLVIILIIVMVVVIGTLQSRKTTLKKTTRRKYNKFLFDRMAKDMGLQKSQIHFLQKLIALANIRHPLLLFTNTALLDSVLKKGIYSIERQVNISDADRIKNLNNLYEIKQIIERHSRKNIGLKSTLLIKPGQELILISPKGERFHSKVISNFTSSITCTYPVIPPGRENLITKGNKLKIFFWRENDSGYSFITKVLSYDRTRSVPCFSVQHSRQLKREQHRKFSRKPLRRSCFLYPVEIVTIGRGRNIRRKLIVHDNQRHLGIIFDISVGGCRAGSSIAFRKGSYLKLEFDIKPQTPVVAYGKVQSIKRTIGVGATHSMHIQFVKLSNKNRNYIYSYVYNYI, encoded by the coding sequence ATGGCAAATCTCCTCACTCATAGCAACATTCTTCTCCAGTCAGGTTACCTGGAAGTTCCCGATACCTCCTCGATTATCATTTTCCTTGTCATAATCCTCATCATCGTAATGGTTGTCGTGATAGGCACGCTTCAGTCAAGGAAAACGACGCTGAAAAAAACAACCAGAAGAAAATACAACAAGTTTCTTTTTGACCGTATGGCAAAAGATATGGGGCTTCAAAAAAGTCAAATTCACTTTCTCCAGAAACTCATCGCCCTCGCCAATATCCGCCACCCGCTGCTTCTCTTTACCAATACGGCTCTCCTGGACAGCGTTCTGAAAAAGGGGATATATTCGATTGAACGGCAGGTCAATATTTCCGATGCCGACCGTATAAAAAACCTGAACAACCTCTATGAAATCAAACAGATAATAGAACGGCATTCGAGAAAGAATATCGGACTCAAGTCGACACTCCTCATCAAACCGGGACAGGAGTTGATTCTTATATCGCCAAAGGGTGAGCGGTTTCATTCGAAAGTGATATCAAACTTTACCTCTTCGATCACCTGTACCTACCCCGTCATTCCACCCGGAAGGGAAAATCTCATTACAAAAGGAAACAAACTGAAGATATTTTTCTGGCGGGAAAATGATTCCGGTTATTCCTTTATAACAAAAGTACTCAGTTATGACAGGACGAGAAGCGTTCCGTGCTTTTCCGTACAGCATTCAAGGCAATTAAAACGCGAACAACACAGAAAATTCAGCAGAAAGCCGTTACGGCGGTCATGTTTTCTTTATCCTGTCGAAATCGTTACGATCGGACGGGGCCGAAATATACGGCGTAAACTGATCGTCCATGACAATCAACGCCATCTCGGAATTATCTTCGATATCTCGGTCGGGGGCTGCAGGGCGGGAAGCTCCATCGCTTTCAGAAAAGGGTCGTATCTGAAACTCGAATTCGATATAAAGCCTCAGACACCGGTAGTCGCCTATGGAAAGGTTCAAAGCATCAAACGGACTATCGGCGTGGGGGCGACGCACAGCATGCATATCCAGTTTGTCAAATTGTCGAACAAAAACAGAAATTACATATATTCGTATGTATACAATTACATTTAA